From the Cyanobium sp. M30B3 genome, the window GGACCAGCCCCAGCGCCTGCTCTGCACGCGCCGCACCCGGTTGGCCAAGAGCGGCCAGACCATCTGCGTGGGCGATCGGGTGCGCCTGGAGGGGATCGACTGGCCCTCGGGGCGGGCCGCCATCGCTGCCGTGGCAGCCCGCAGCAGCCTGGTGCGTCGGCCCGCCGTGGCCAATGTGTCGCTGGTGGTGGTGGCCGTGGCCGTGGCGGAGCCGGCCCTCGACCCCATCCAGCTCACCCGCTTTCTGATCACGGCCGAGGCCACGGGCCAGCCCGTGCTGCTGGTGTTCTCCAAGGCCGATCTGTTGCCGGAGGCTGCTGTGAGCCGGTGGTGTGCGCGGGCTGCGGCCTGGGGCTATGGGGCCCTGCCGGTGTCCTGTCGGAATGGCCGGGGGCTGGAGGCCCTGCGGGAGCGGCTCAGCCAACCGGGCCTGGCCGTGGTGTGCGGCCCTTCCGGCGTGGGCAAGAGCAGCCTGCTCAATGGTCTGCGCCCCGGGCTGGAGTTGCAGGTGGGGGCTGTGTCGGGTCGCCTGCAGCGGGGCCGTCACACCACCCGCCACGTGGAGCTGTTTGCCCTGGCTCCCGGGGCCCTGGTGGCCGATACCCCGGGGTTCAACCGACCTGAACTCCCTGCTGATCCAGCTCAGCTGGCCGGGCTGTTCCCCGAGGTGCGCCAGCGGCTCGCCCGCGCCTCCTGCCAGTTCCGCGACTGCCTGCATCAGGGGGAGCCCGGCTGCGCCGTGGGCAGCGACTGGGAGCGCCATCCCTGGTACAGCCTCTGCCTGCAGGACCTCTGCGCGCAGCAGGACCGCGTTCAGCGTCAGCAGCGTGGTGCCGAGCCGGGGATCCGTCAGCGGGGCGACCGCCTGGAACCCCGGCTCTCCCGCCAGCTGCGCCAGCCCTCAAGACGACGCCAGCGGCAGCTGCTGCGCGGCGAGGACAGCAGGGTTGAGGAGGGGGGCGGCGAAGATGGTGCCCCTGGCTTCAGCCCCCCAGACCCGGCAGGTTGAGGTTGAGGCCGCCGGTGAGCTCTTCCATGCGGCCCTTCATGGTGCCGGTGGAGGCCTCATAGGCCGCCTGCAGGGCCTCCAGCACGGCGGCTTCACAGGCTGCGGCGCCCTCGCCCACCAGCTCGGGGTCGAGACGCACCCGCAGGGGCTGCTGGTTGCCGGACAGCCAGACGCTGGCGCGGCCGTCGCCACTGCGGCCTTCCAGCTCCATGCTGTCCAGCTCCTCCTGGAGCTTCTGGGCGTTCTGCTGCAGTTCCTGGGCCTTCTTGAAGGCTTCGGTGAGCTGACCGAAGTTGGGAAGTCCGAAGCCAGCCATGCCTGAGGAGATGTTTGCCGCAGGCTAAGCGCTTGCCGGAGAGCCTCAGAACCCCAGGCGCTTCACTTCCGGATGGAGGGCGATGCCGCGTGCCTCGGCCACCTGGCGTTGAACGGCCCTGATCAGGCTGTCGATGTCGCTGGCCGTGGCCTCACCGCTGTTGACGATGAAGTTGGCGTGCATCGCTGAGACCTCGGCACCACCGATGCGCAGGCCCTTCAATCCGAGCTCCTCGATCAGCCGTCCGGCCTTGGCCGGTTCGGGATTGCGAAACACGCTGCCGCAGCTCGGTTGCTGGTAGGGCTGGGTGCTGGTGCGGCTGTGCAGGTTGGCGCTGGTGCGGGCGCTGACCGCGGCGGGGTCGTGGCCGGGCTCCAGCCGGAAGCGCACCGACAGCACCACCAGGGGTTCCTGCTGCAGGCGGCTGTGGCGGTAGGCGAAATCCAGCTCGCCGGCGGTGAGCTGGAAGGGATCCCCGGGCCGGCGGGGATCCACCACCCGCACCGAGTGGAGCCATTCCGCCGTGCAGCCCCCCTGGGCGCCGGCATTCATCACGGCCGCCCCGCCGGCGGTGCCGGGGATGCCCACGGCCCATTCCAGGCCCGCCAGACCCGCCCGCCCCGCCTTGCGGGCCAGGGTGGGGATCGGTTCGCCGGCCGCGGCCTCCACCCAGCCCTCGCTGGAATCCAGCTCGCTGCCCTGCAGGCGCCGCAGGCAGAGGCAGAGCCCGTCCAGGCCGCCATCGGCGATCAGCAGGTTCGAGCCTGCGCCGATGCACTGCAGGTCCAGGGCCTGGCGCTGGGCCCAGTGGAGCAGCACCAGCAGCTCTTCAGCAGTGCCGGGTTCGGCGAACCAGTCCGCCGGGCCACCCACCTTCCAGGTGGTGTAGTCCCGCAGGGCGACGGCCTGGCGCAGGCCGAAGGGCAGATCAGCGGTCATGCCAGGTGCCTCAGGCCACCAGCTGCCGATCGGCCTGGCGCAGGCCGGCCAGCCGATCCCAGAGGCCATTCACATCGCCGGCTCCCATGGCCAGCACCAGGTCCCCGGCAAGGCTGGTGCTGGCCACCTGCTCGGCCAGTTCGTCCAGGCTGCCGGCCACCTGAACCGGCAGATCCGGGGCCAGGTTCTGAATCGCCTCCCCCAGGGTCTGGCTGCTGATCCCTTCGATCGGCTCCTCGCCGGCCGTGTAGAGCGGGGCGATCAGCACGGCGTCCGCCTGGCTGAGGGCCTGGGCGAAGCCCTCGAGAAACTGGGCAGTACGGCTGTAGCGGTGGGGCTGGAACACCGCCACGATCCGTTTGGGCTGGCTGGGCAGCGGACTGCGGCCGCTCTCCAGCATGAGGCGTGCCATGCCCAGGGTGGCGGCCACCTCGCTGGGATGGTGGGCGTAGTCATCCACCACCTGGCGGCCGTGCCAGTCGCCGCGGAAATCAAAGCGTCGGCCGGGGGGCTTCAGGTTGGCCGCCGCCTCCCGCAGGGCAGCGAAGGGCACCCCCTCCAGGCGGCAGGCCGCCAGCGCGGCGGCGGCGTTGCTGAGGTTGTGGCGGCCGGGCAGGGGCAACTCCAGGCTGCCCACCAGGCAGCCTGCTTCGTAGAACTCCACCGTGCTGCCGTCGCCGCGTTCCACCGTGGCGATGGCGGCGAAGTCCACCCCCTCCGGAGATACCACCGACCACCAGTGGGTGGCTTCAAAGTGCTCCCGCAGGATCGGGCAGTCGCGGTTGGCCAGCAGCCGGGTCGAGCCGCTGGCGAACCGTTTCAGCGTGAGGATCAGGGCGTCGAGGTCGCTGTAGTGGTCGGTGTGGTCGAGTTCCAGGTTGGTGATCAGGCCCAGCCGGGGACGGAACTTCACCAGCGACCCATCGCTCTCATCGGCCTCGGCCACCAGCAGAGCCCCTTCGCCGTGGTGGCCATTGCTGCCGAAGGCCGGCACCACACCGCCGATCACGGCGGTGGGATCCTGGCCGGTGGCCGCCAGCAGGGTGGCCACCAGCGTGCTGGTGGTGGTCTTGCCATGGCTGCCCGCCACGGCGATGGAGGCCTGACTGTTGATCAGGGCAGCCAGCACATCGGAGCGGTGGCAGATGGGCAGCCCGAGTCGGCGGGCCTCCAGCAGTTCCGGATTGGTCGCAGGTACGGCGGAGCTGGTCACCACCAGCGGCAGCTGGGCGGTGCCACTGAGGATGGCGGCCACCGTGTCGGCGGTCTGTTCGTTGAACACCCGCACCCCCAGGTGGCGCAGATGGTCCACCACCTTGCCGCCGCGCGGGTCGGACCCGCTCACCGCGTGGCCCCGCTGGGCCAGGATGCCGGCCAGGGCTGACATGCCGATACCCCCTACGCCGATGAAGTGAAGCGGTTGCTGGCGATCGAGCGTGGGGATCAAAGGTCGACTCCGGTCCGAGGGAGGTGGGCCAGCGCGGGAGTGGCCGGAATGCTGACTGTGGTGAAATTAGACCCTATGGGGCGCTTGGCTACATCATTCCGCAACGAACTGCTGGGCCCGTTGCCACGCCCGCCTTCCCCGTTGCTCAGCGCCCGCTTGCGCCCTCGGGCCAGCCGGAATGCCGGCAGACGATTTCTGTATGATCGGCGCCCAAATCTCCCTTGCCGGCGGGCCCCACCCGCCCTGATGCCATGACGCTGAAGGTTGCCATCAATGGCTTTGGTCGCATTGGCCGCAACTTCATGCGCTGCTGGCTCAGCCGCGGGGAGAACACCGGCATCGAGCTGGTGGGCATCAACGGTTCCGGTGACACCAACACCAACGCCCACCTGCTCAAGTACGACTCGATGCTCGGCCCCCTGCGCAACGCGGAGGTGTCCACCACGTCGGACACGATCATCGTGAACGGCAAGACGATCAAGACCTTTTACGACCGCAACCCCGCCAACCTGCCCTGGAAGGAGTGGGGCGTGGATCTGGTGATTGAGTCCACCGGCGTGTTCAACGACGATGTGGGTGCCAGCAAGCACTTCGAGGCTGGTGCCAAGAAGGTGATCCTCACCGCCCCCGGCAAGGGCGCCAAGGTGGGCACCTTCGTGGTGGGCGTGAACGCCGACCAGTACCGCCACGAGGACTGGGACATCCTCAGCAACGCCAGCTGCACCACCAACTGCATGGCGCCGGTCGTCAAGGTGCTCGACCAGGCCTTCGGCATCGTCAAGGGCACGATGACCACCACCCACAGCTACACGGGTGACCAGCGCATCCTCGATGCCGCCCACCGCGACCTGCGCCGCGCCCGCGCCGCCGCCGTGAACATCGTGCCCACCAGCACCGGCGCCGCCAAGGCCGTGGCTCTGGTGTACCCGCCGATGAAGGGCAAACTCAGCGGCATCGCCTTGCGGGTGCCCACCCCGAACGTGTCGGTGGTCGACATGGTGCTCGAGATGAGCCGCGACACCAGCGCCGAGGAGGTGAACGCCGTGCTCAAGGGCGCGTCTGAAAACGGCATGAAGGGGATCATCAAATACTGCGATCTGCCCCTGGTGTCGAGTGATCATGCCGGCACCGACGAGAGCACCATCGTCGATTCCGACCTCACCCTGGTGATGGGCGGCAACATGGTGAAGGTGATCTGCTGGTACGACAACGAGTGGGGCTACAGCCAGCGCGTCGTCGACCTGGCTGAGATCGTGGCCAAGAACTGGAAGTGATCGGCGTTCCGATCTGAATCGCTGTCGTCTTCAGTGCAGCCGCCCCAAGTGGCGGCTTTTTTGATGGTGCCTGACCTGCTGGATCAGCCCCCGGCAGGGGATGCGGGGTTGAAGTGCTGAAAGCCCCCGCCGCCGCTGGCCCTCGGCCGATCGCCATCGAGCCAGCCCAGGGGCTCGCCGGCTGAAGCATCGGCTGCCTCCAGCCGGCCGATCACGCTGCTGCCCGGCAGCTCGGCCACCAGGGCCCGGGCCCAGTTGGCCTCCAGGGCCAGCACCAGCTCGAAGTCCTCCCCTCCGCTGACACACCAGTCTTCGGCCTGGGCCAGTGCGGCCATGGCCGGGTCGAGGGGCAGCCGCTGCCGGATCAGCTGGGCCCTGCAGCCGCTGGCCCGGGCGATGGCCGTGGCGGCAGCCAGCAGCCCGTCGCTGCTGTCGGTGCCGCCCACCCGCCAGCCGGTGCCCGCCGGGCGGCTGCTGTGCAGGTGCCGCACGGCATCAAAGCGGGGAGAGGGCCGCTGGTGGCGCTCGATGGCCCGCTGGCTCAGCGGCTCGGCCAGCAGTGCGTGCTCCACAGCCGGGCTGGCCTGCAGCAGGGCCAGCCCCAGGGCGCTCAGCCCGTGGTTCCCGCTGCTCACCAGCAGATCGCCGGGACGGCCATCCTGGCGCCGGATCGCCAGGGCTTCGCCGCCCTCGCCCCGCGGCAGGCTGCCCAGGGCGGTGACCGCCAGCATCCGCTGCTGGCCGCAGCTGCAGTCCCCCCCCAGCAGCACGCCGCCATGGCGCTCCAGGCAGGCCCTCAGCCCGCTGTATACCGCCTCCACCCAGGACCAGCGGGTGCGGCCCGGCGCCACCAGCCCCACCGTGATCCCCAGGGCCCCAAGACAGCCCATGGCTGCCAGGTCGGAGAGGTTGGCGGCCGCGGCGCGCCAGCCCACGTCGAATGCCGCGGTGGTGGCCTCGCTGAAATGCACGCCTTCCACCAGCACATCGGTGTTCACCACCAGGGTGCCGGGCGCGGCGAGCAGGGCCGCATCGTCCTGAAACTGGCCGGGCGGAGCGAAGGCGGCCAGCCGCTCGATCAGGCGCCATTCACCCAGCTGGGCCAGGCAGGGATCCTCAGGCGCCGCAGCCATCAGGCATGGGCGCGCAGGTTCTCGGCTCCCTCCTGCACCGTGGCCTTGACGATCGCGTCATCCACCCCGAGCTCCTCGAGCACATCAAAGCCGTCCACCACGTAGCCGAAGGCGGCGTAGCGGCCGTCCACCAGGTTCAGCCCCGCCGGGGTGAGTTCCGGTTCGTAGAGAAAAAAGAAGAACTGTGACGATCCGTCGTCGAGCTGTTCGTCGGAATGGGCCCAGCCCAGGGTGCCGAAGGTGGCGAAGGGCAGGATCGCTTCGGCCTTGAACCGGCCCAGATCCTCAAAGGTCTGGTTGTACACCGGCGCCGGGTCGCCGGGGATGCGGATCTCCAGGGGCACGGTGCGTTCCTGGCCGCTCTTGGCGTCCACATAGCCCTGGGCGGGGCCCTTGGGATCGCCGGTCTGCAGCACATAGAAGTCTTCGGCCCTGGTGAAGGGCAGACCGTCGTAGAAGCCCTTCTGCACCAGATCCACAAAGGCACCGGCGGTGAGGGGTGCGTTGAAGCCGTCCACCACCGCCGTGAGATCGCCCCGGGTGGTGCTGATGGTCACGGTGGCCCGGCCCAGCAACCTCGGCAGGGCGTCGTACTCACTGGGAATCGCATAGGGGAACTCGCCCACCAGCAGGCCTTCCGCCTCGCCGATGCTGCTCAGGGCCTGGCGGCGGGCCTCGAGGAAGGGATCCCGCAGGCGGCTGTCAGCTGCTGCTGACAGCTCCTGGAGCTGTTCCTGCAGCTGGTCGAGCAGGGAGCCGGCCCGTGGCTGGTCGGCGGCGCTGAACTGGCTGAGAATCTCGTTGCGGCGGCTGGCCAGCAGCGACTGGCTGCGCCGCACGCTGTTGGCCAGCGACGACCAGCGCTTGGCGCGCAGATCGTCGCTGGTGGCCTCCAGCCGGTGCTGCAGGTCCTGCAGCTGGGGTGCCTCCACCGGCAGGGCATTGCGCAGGATCGCCGCCGGATCCTTCACCGCGTTGCCCTGGGGCAGGGCGGCCTGGGCCGGGGTGGCCAGGACCAGGCTCAGCAGGATGCAGATCGCGGCCATGACGGCTGCCCCCGGCCTGCTGGGGATGGGTCGCTCTGCAGCGCGGACGTCCCGTTGTGCCATGCCCAAGACACCTCTCTGGCCGGACTTTGGCACAGCTGCCCCGCTCCTGCCTGCTGCCCGGTTGGGGGCATCGGTAGCCAGTTCTACAATCCGCCGGATCCGACACGCCGGAATGATCTCCAGCAACGACTTTCGTACCGGTACCTCGATTGAGCTGGATGGCCAGGTCTGGCGGGTCGTTGAATTCCTGCACGTGAAGCCCGGCAAGGGCTCCGCCTTCGTGCGCACCAAGCTCAAGGCGGTGCAGAGCGGCAACGTGGTGGAGAAGACCTTCCGCGCCGGCGAGATGGTGCCCCAGGCCGTGCTCGAGAAGAGCACCCTGCAGCACACCTACATGGAGGGCGACGACTACGTGTTCATGGACATGGCCACGTACGAGGAGACCCGCCTCACCGCCAAGCAGATCGGTGACAGCCGCAAATACCTCAAAGAAGGCATGGAGGTGAATGTGGTGGCCTGGAACGGCAAGCCCCTGGAGGTGGAGCTGCCCAATTCCGTGGTGCTGGAGATCACCCAGACCGATCCCGGCGTGAAGGGCGACACGGCCACCGGTGGCACCAAGCCCGCCATCGTGGAGACCGGTGCCCAGGTGATGGTGCCCCTGTTCCTCTCGATCGGCGAGAAGATCAAGATCGACACCCGCACCGACAGCTACCTGGGTCGGGAGAACTGATCGCCATGCAGCTCGACCACAGCCAGCTTGAGAAGCTCCTGGCCCTGCTGGGGGACAGCGACATCCAGGAATTCAAGCTGGAAGGCGACGACTTCCGGCTGGAAGTGCGCCGCAACCTGCCGGGTCCCATGGCCGCTGCCGTGATGGCGGCGCCGCTCCCGGCGGCGTTGCCCGCTCCCCAG encodes:
- the rsgA gene encoding ribosome small subunit-dependent GTPase A, with the protein product MPADSHQRFGLVVALQANYCWVELAPAADQADQPQRLLCTRRTRLAKSGQTICVGDRVRLEGIDWPSGRAAIAAVAARSSLVRRPAVANVSLVVVAVAVAEPALDPIQLTRFLITAEATGQPVLLVFSKADLLPEAAVSRWCARAAAWGYGALPVSCRNGRGLEALRERLSQPGLAVVCGPSGVGKSSLLNGLRPGLELQVGAVSGRLQRGRHTTRHVELFALAPGALVADTPGFNRPELPADPAQLAGLFPEVRQRLARASCQFRDCLHQGEPGCAVGSDWERHPWYSLCLQDLCAQQDRVQRQQRGAEPGIRQRGDRLEPRLSRQLRQPSRRRQRQLLRGEDSRVEEGGGEDGAPGFSPPDPAG
- a CDS encoding YbaB/EbfC family nucleoid-associated protein → MAGFGLPNFGQLTEAFKKAQELQQNAQKLQEELDSMELEGRSGDGRASVWLSGNQQPLRVRLDPELVGEGAAACEAAVLEALQAAYEASTGTMKGRMEELTGGLNLNLPGLGG
- the murB gene encoding UDP-N-acetylmuramate dehydrogenase gives rise to the protein MTADLPFGLRQAVALRDYTTWKVGGPADWFAEPGTAEELLVLLHWAQRQALDLQCIGAGSNLLIADGGLDGLCLCLRRLQGSELDSSEGWVEAAAGEPIPTLARKAGRAGLAGLEWAVGIPGTAGGAAVMNAGAQGGCTAEWLHSVRVVDPRRPGDPFQLTAGELDFAYRHSRLQQEPLVVLSVRFRLEPGHDPAAVSARTSANLHSRTSTQPYQQPSCGSVFRNPEPAKAGRLIEELGLKGLRIGGAEVSAMHANFIVNSGEATASDIDSLIRAVQRQVAEARGIALHPEVKRLGF
- a CDS encoding UDP-N-acetylmuramate--L-alanine ligase, which codes for MIPTLDRQQPLHFIGVGGIGMSALAGILAQRGHAVSGSDPRGGKVVDHLRHLGVRVFNEQTADTVAAILSGTAQLPLVVTSSAVPATNPELLEARRLGLPICHRSDVLAALINSQASIAVAGSHGKTTTSTLVATLLAATGQDPTAVIGGVVPAFGSNGHHGEGALLVAEADESDGSLVKFRPRLGLITNLELDHTDHYSDLDALILTLKRFASGSTRLLANRDCPILREHFEATHWWSVVSPEGVDFAAIATVERGDGSTVEFYEAGCLVGSLELPLPGRHNLSNAAAALAACRLEGVPFAALREAAANLKPPGRRFDFRGDWHGRQVVDDYAHHPSEVAATLGMARLMLESGRSPLPSQPKRIVAVFQPHRYSRTAQFLEGFAQALSQADAVLIAPLYTAGEEPIEGISSQTLGEAIQNLAPDLPVQVAGSLDELAEQVASTSLAGDLVLAMGAGDVNGLWDRLAGLRQADRQLVA
- the gap gene encoding type I glyceraldehyde-3-phosphate dehydrogenase, producing MTLKVAINGFGRIGRNFMRCWLSRGENTGIELVGINGSGDTNTNAHLLKYDSMLGPLRNAEVSTTSDTIIVNGKTIKTFYDRNPANLPWKEWGVDLVIESTGVFNDDVGASKHFEAGAKKVILTAPGKGAKVGTFVVGVNADQYRHEDWDILSNASCTTNCMAPVVKVLDQAFGIVKGTMTTTHSYTGDQRILDAAHRDLRRARAAAVNIVPTSTGAAKAVALVYPPMKGKLSGIALRVPTPNVSVVDMVLEMSRDTSAEEVNAVLKGASENGMKGIIKYCDLPLVSSDHAGTDESTIVDSDLTLVMGGNMVKVICWYDNEWGYSQRVVDLAEIVAKNWK
- the thiL gene encoding thiamine-phosphate kinase; its protein translation is MAAAPEDPCLAQLGEWRLIERLAAFAPPGQFQDDAALLAAPGTLVVNTDVLVEGVHFSEATTAAFDVGWRAAAANLSDLAAMGCLGALGITVGLVAPGRTRWSWVEAVYSGLRACLERHGGVLLGGDCSCGQQRMLAVTALGSLPRGEGGEALAIRRQDGRPGDLLVSSGNHGLSALGLALLQASPAVEHALLAEPLSQRAIERHQRPSPRFDAVRHLHSSRPAGTGWRVGGTDSSDGLLAAATAIARASGCRAQLIRQRLPLDPAMAALAQAEDWCVSGGEDFELVLALEANWARALVAELPGSSVIGRLEAADASAGEPLGWLDGDRPRASGGGGFQHFNPASPAGG
- a CDS encoding peptidylprolyl isomerase — encoded protein: MAAICILLSLVLATPAQAALPQGNAVKDPAAILRNALPVEAPQLQDLQHRLEATSDDLRAKRWSSLANSVRRSQSLLASRRNEILSQFSAADQPRAGSLLDQLQEQLQELSAAADSRLRDPFLEARRQALSSIGEAEGLLVGEFPYAIPSEYDALPRLLGRATVTISTTRGDLTAVVDGFNAPLTAGAFVDLVQKGFYDGLPFTRAEDFYVLQTGDPKGPAQGYVDAKSGQERTVPLEIRIPGDPAPVYNQTFEDLGRFKAEAILPFATFGTLGWAHSDEQLDDGSSQFFFFLYEPELTPAGLNLVDGRYAAFGYVVDGFDVLEELGVDDAIVKATVQEGAENLRAHA
- the efp gene encoding elongation factor P, with product MISSNDFRTGTSIELDGQVWRVVEFLHVKPGKGSAFVRTKLKAVQSGNVVEKTFRAGEMVPQAVLEKSTLQHTYMEGDDYVFMDMATYEETRLTAKQIGDSRKYLKEGMEVNVVAWNGKPLEVELPNSVVLEITQTDPGVKGDTATGGTKPAIVETGAQVMVPLFLSIGEKIKIDTRTDSYLGREN